The Janthinobacterium lividum genome has a window encoding:
- a CDS encoding TAXI family TRAP transporter solute-binding subunit yields the protein MSKILAFSRFSVRDFLATAGPTLLLVGAFCALAYCLVDPAPPRQVSLSTGQDNSAYEEFGKKYAATLAKHGIKVTLQPSLGSQENLQRLNSGKTDIAFVQSGSTEHADAERHGLISLGSLFTEPVWLFLREDKAVTELTQLKGMKINLGPEGTGVPSLFRQLLSVNGVEANELTVSDLQNTPATVELLEGRIDGLVFSSAPEAPLIQMLLQTPGIKLFDFSQAEAYTRRLPFLTHVVLPRGIVDLGQNIPAQDYHLIAPTATLVAREDLHPALIDLFVQAAAGIHGGTGWFQQQGQFPSARYTEIPVAPEALKFYKDGAPVLQRYMSFWLANFFDRMWVLVVALGALILPLSRVVPPLYVWRIRSRVYRWYGQLRTVEQALEDVPEDQRAQVYAAQLQRLDQIEEMVNQISIPLSFADGLYGLRSHINFVRKRILTLMGEHPALEAGEPA from the coding sequence ATGTCCAAAATCCTCGCGTTCAGCCGCTTTTCCGTGCGCGATTTCCTCGCCACCGCCGGTCCCACCCTGCTGCTGGTCGGCGCGTTTTGCGCGCTCGCTTACTGTCTGGTCGACCCGGCGCCACCGCGCCAGGTGAGCCTGTCGACGGGGCAGGACAATAGCGCGTATGAAGAATTCGGCAAGAAATACGCGGCCACCCTGGCCAAGCACGGCATCAAGGTGACCTTGCAGCCGTCGCTGGGCTCGCAGGAAAACTTGCAGCGCCTCAATAGCGGCAAGACCGATATCGCTTTCGTGCAAAGCGGCTCGACGGAACACGCCGATGCCGAGCGCCATGGCCTCATATCCTTGGGCAGCCTGTTTACGGAACCCGTCTGGCTGTTCCTGCGCGAAGACAAGGCGGTGACGGAACTGACGCAATTGAAGGGCATGAAGATCAACCTGGGGCCCGAAGGCACAGGTGTGCCCAGCCTGTTCCGCCAGTTGCTGTCCGTCAATGGTGTCGAAGCGAACGAGTTGACGGTGAGCGATTTGCAAAACACGCCTGCCACGGTGGAACTGCTGGAAGGGCGCATCGACGGCCTGGTGTTCAGCTCGGCGCCGGAAGCGCCGCTGATCCAGATGCTGCTGCAAACGCCAGGCATCAAGCTGTTTGATTTTTCGCAAGCGGAAGCGTACACGCGGCGCCTGCCTTTCCTCACGCATGTCGTTTTGCCGCGCGGTATCGTCGACCTGGGGCAAAACATTCCCGCGCAGGATTATCACCTGATCGCGCCAACCGCCACTTTAGTCGCGCGCGAAGACTTGCATCCGGCCCTGATCGACCTGTTCGTGCAGGCGGCGGCCGGCATCCACGGCGGCACGGGATGGTTCCAGCAGCAGGGGCAGTTCCCGTCCGCGCGCTACACGGAAATTCCCGTCGCGCCGGAAGCGCTGAAATTCTACAAGGATGGCGCGCCTGTGCTGCAGCGCTATATGAGTTTCTGGCTAGCCAATTTCTTTGACCGCATGTGGGTGCTGGTGGTGGCGCTGGGCGCCCTGATCCTGCCCCTGTCGCGCGTGGTGCCGCCCCTGTACGTGTGGCGCATCCGCTCGCGCGTGTACCGCTGGTATGGTCAGCTGCGCACGGTCGAGCAGGCGCTGGAAGACGTACCGGAAGACCAGCGTGCGCAGGTGTATGCGGCGCAATTGCAACGGCTGGACCAGATCGAGGAAATGGTCAACCAGATCTCGATTCCCCTATCGTTTGCCGATGGCCTGTATGGCTTGCGCAGCCACATCAACTTCGTGCGCAAGCGCATTCTGACCCTGATGGGAGAACATCCGGCGCTGGAAGCGGGCGAGCCGGCCTGA
- a CDS encoding rhodanese-like domain-containing protein, with product MTTAADILSTARSRANEGTPYAGAVTPQEAYDLLQLDAAAKLIDVRTNAERDWVGRVDLADTQHGAVQWATYPGGVPNPDFLAQLAAQAGKDEVLLFLCRSGVRSRHAAKLATEHGYINCFDILEGFEGDKDADGHRKQIGGWCKAGLPWLGA from the coding sequence ATGACTACCGCCGCCGACATCCTGAGCACCGCCCGCAGCCGGGCCAATGAAGGTACGCCATATGCCGGCGCTGTCACGCCGCAGGAAGCGTACGACTTGCTGCAACTCGATGCTGCCGCCAAACTCATCGATGTGCGCACAAATGCCGAGCGTGACTGGGTCGGCCGGGTCGACCTTGCCGATACCCAGCATGGTGCGGTGCAGTGGGCCACCTACCCGGGCGGCGTGCCGAATCCCGACTTCCTCGCGCAACTGGCCGCCCAGGCCGGCAAGGATGAGGTGCTGCTATTCCTGTGCCGCTCCGGCGTGCGTTCGCGCCATGCCGCCAAGCTGGCCACCGAGCACGGCTATATCAACTGCTTCGACATCCTCGAAGGCTTCGAGGGCGACAAGGACGCCGACGGCCACCGCAAGCAGATCGGCGGCTGGTGCAAGGCGGGCTTGCCGTGGCTGGGTGCCTGA
- a CDS encoding glutathione S-transferase, with the protein MLKILGKAASINVRKVLWTCEELDLPYEREDWGSGFRGTDDPAFLALNPNAMVPVLLDGDLVLWESNTICRYLCAQAGRDDLLPGNPRARAEVEKWMDWQMGDLNNSWRYAFMSLVRKSPAHQDAAQLAAGIAGWNKMMGILEQQLQRTGAFVCGEQFTLADIVLGLSVKRWLMAPMQHPEYPAIAAYHARLEAKTAVFGG; encoded by the coding sequence ATGCTGAAAATTCTTGGAAAAGCCGCCTCGATCAATGTCCGCAAAGTCTTGTGGACCTGCGAGGAACTCGACCTGCCGTACGAACGCGAAGACTGGGGCAGCGGCTTTCGCGGTACGGACGACCCGGCCTTCCTGGCCTTGAACCCGAACGCCATGGTGCCCGTGCTGCTCGATGGCGACCTGGTGCTGTGGGAATCGAACACGATTTGCCGCTACCTGTGCGCTCAGGCGGGCCGCGACGACTTGCTGCCAGGTAACCCCCGCGCCCGCGCGGAAGTGGAAAAATGGATGGACTGGCAAATGGGTGATTTGAACAACAGCTGGCGCTACGCCTTCATGTCGCTGGTGCGCAAGAGCCCGGCACACCAGGATGCGGCGCAACTGGCGGCCGGTATTGCCGGATGGAACAAGATGATGGGCATCCTGGAGCAGCAGTTGCAGCGCACGGGCGCCTTTGTCTGCGGCGAGCAATTTACCTTGGCCGATATCGTGCTGGGACTATCCGTCAAACGCTGGCTGATGGCGCCCATGCAGCATCCCGAGTATCCGGCCATCGCCGCGTATCACGCGCGCCTGGAAGCTAAAACCGCCGTGTTTGGCGGTTAA
- the glnA gene encoding type I glutamate--ammonia ligase — MAMTAAEVLKMVEENEVKFVDFRFADTRGKEQHVTVPVSHFDMDKFESGHAFDGSSIAGWKGIEASDMILLPDPNTANIDPFMEETTLFMQCDVIEPSDGKGYDRDPRSIAKRAEAYLKSSGMGDTAYFGPEPEFFIFDSVRWKIDMSGCFVKIGSDEGSWSTGKDIEGGNSGHRPTVKGGYFPVPPVDSFQDMRSEMCLILESLGIPVEVHHHEVAGAGQNEIGTKFSTLVERADWTQNLKYVVWNVAHSYGKTATFMPKPIVGDNGSGMHVHQSVWKDGKNLFAGDGYAGLSDFALYYIGGIIKHAKALNAITNPGTNSYKRLVPGYEAPVKLAYSAKNRSASIRIPHVANPKGRRVEARFPDPLANPYLCFAALLMAGLDGVANKIHPGEAASKDLYHLPPEEDALIPTVCASLEEALDALDKDREFLTRGGVFSDSMIDAYLELKMQDVQRMRMTTHPAEFDMYYSL, encoded by the coding sequence ATGGCAATGACAGCCGCAGAAGTCTTGAAGATGGTAGAAGAAAACGAAGTCAAATTCGTTGATTTCCGCTTTGCTGATACCCGTGGTAAAGAGCAACACGTGACGGTTCCCGTGTCGCACTTCGACATGGACAAATTCGAGTCGGGCCACGCCTTTGACGGTTCTTCGATCGCTGGCTGGAAAGGCATTGAAGCGTCCGACATGATCTTGCTGCCGGATCCAAATACGGCCAATATCGACCCGTTCATGGAAGAAACGACCCTGTTCATGCAGTGCGACGTGATCGAACCGTCGGACGGCAAGGGCTACGACCGCGACCCGCGCTCGATCGCGAAACGCGCCGAAGCCTACCTGAAATCGTCGGGCATGGGCGATACCGCCTATTTCGGTCCTGAGCCAGAATTCTTCATCTTCGACAGCGTGCGCTGGAAGATCGACATGTCGGGCTGCTTCGTCAAGATCGGTTCGGACGAAGGTTCGTGGTCGACCGGCAAGGACATCGAAGGCGGCAACAGCGGCCACCGTCCTACCGTCAAGGGCGGCTACTTCCCGGTGCCACCAGTGGACAGCTTCCAGGACATGCGTTCGGAAATGTGCCTGATCCTGGAATCGCTGGGCATCCCGGTTGAGGTACATCATCACGAAGTCGCCGGCGCCGGCCAGAATGAAATCGGCACCAAGTTCTCGACCCTGGTCGAGCGCGCCGACTGGACGCAAAACCTGAAGTACGTGGTGTGGAACGTGGCGCACAGCTATGGCAAGACCGCCACCTTCATGCCGAAACCTATCGTTGGCGACAACGGTTCGGGCATGCACGTGCATCAATCCGTATGGAAAGATGGCAAAAACCTGTTCGCCGGCGACGGCTATGCCGGCCTGTCCGATTTCGCCCTGTACTACATCGGCGGCATCATTAAGCACGCCAAGGCGCTGAACGCGATCACCAACCCAGGCACCAACTCGTACAAGCGTCTGGTACCAGGCTACGAAGCACCAGTGAAACTGGCGTACTCGGCGAAAAACCGTTCCGCCTCGATCCGTATCCCGCACGTGGCCAATCCAAAAGGCCGCCGCGTCGAAGCGCGCTTCCCGGATCCACTGGCGAACCCGTACCTGTGCTTCGCCGCACTGTTGATGGCTGGCCTGGACGGCGTTGCCAACAAGATCCATCCGGGCGAAGCCGCCTCGAAAGATCTGTACCATCTGCCGCCAGAAGAAGACGCACTGATCCCGACCGTGTGCGCTTCGCTGGAAGAAGCACTGGACGCACTGGACAAGGACCGCGAGTTCCTGACCCGTGGCGGCGTGTTCAGCGATTCGATGATCGATGCTTACCTGGAACTGAAAATGCAGGACGTACAGCGCATGCGCATGACCACGCATCCTGCCGAGTTCGACATGTACTACTCGCTGTAA